A region from the Gemmatimonadota bacterium genome encodes:
- a CDS encoding sigma-54 dependent transcriptional regulator codes for MANQLVDAEVKSSISVLVVDDEHTLRESCGNLLRAEGYQVEVCGRGDDAQELLRRKPFDLVLLDLYMSQVPGMEILASALEANPDTIVIVMTGNPSVESSIEALRAGAWDYIPKPFSATHLQILMGRAAHAVTVARESRAGQSDPLKSAAVDGRINLLGVSAAFQRVVELARKVARTDASVFITGESGSGKEVIAQFIHHNSRRSSREMIPLNCAALPETLLESEMFGHVEGAFTGAVKEKIGLLEAANGGTLFLDELTEMPLPIQAKLLRVIQDGVVRRLGSTSTDAVVNVRFLAGTNEDPMAAVEKGKLRRDLYYRLRVVPIHIPPLRERPEDIPVLAEHFLKQFWKQHRGANEEAPRLTDQAIDALLDCPWRGNVRELRNVMEHSVVLLQPGVDIEADQIPFIDRAEGAEVSGSGNLLRDVPLNQDYHTAREQVLAEFEKGYLQRIVRTARGNMSDAARIAGVDRTTLYRLMQKHGLDRHDLLTRGD; via the coding sequence ATGGCGAACCAGCTCGTCGACGCCGAAGTGAAGAGCTCCATCAGCGTCCTGGTCGTCGACGACGAGCATACCCTCCGTGAGAGCTGCGGCAACCTGCTCCGGGCAGAGGGCTATCAGGTCGAGGTCTGTGGTCGGGGGGACGACGCCCAGGAACTCCTGCGTCGGAAGCCGTTCGACCTGGTGCTCCTGGATCTCTACATGTCCCAGGTGCCCGGCATGGAGATCCTGGCGTCGGCGCTGGAGGCCAATCCGGATACGATCGTCATCGTGATGACCGGGAATCCGTCGGTCGAGTCCAGCATCGAGGCCCTGAGGGCGGGAGCCTGGGACTACATCCCCAAGCCGTTCTCGGCGACCCATCTCCAGATCCTGATGGGGCGCGCCGCCCACGCCGTAACCGTGGCCCGTGAGAGCCGCGCCGGGCAGAGCGACCCACTCAAGTCGGCTGCGGTCGACGGCAGGATCAACCTTCTGGGCGTTTCGGCGGCCTTCCAGCGCGTGGTGGAGCTGGCGCGCAAGGTGGCCCGCACGGACGCGTCGGTTTTCATCACGGGTGAGAGCGGGTCCGGCAAAGAGGTCATTGCGCAATTCATCCACCACAACAGTCGTCGCAGCAGCCGGGAGATGATCCCGCTCAACTGCGCCGCTCTGCCCGAGACCCTCCTGGAATCCGAGATGTTCGGCCATGTGGAGGGTGCCTTCACAGGGGCCGTCAAGGAGAAGATCGGTCTGCTGGAGGCTGCCAACGGCGGGACGCTGTTCCTGGACGAGCTCACGGAAATGCCGCTGCCCATCCAGGCCAAGCTTCTGCGTGTGATCCAGGACGGTGTGGTCCGGAGACTGGGAAGCACCTCCACGGACGCCGTGGTCAACGTGCGCTTCCTGGCGGGCACCAATGAAGACCCGATGGCCGCGGTGGAGAAGGGCAAGCTGCGTCGGGACCTCTACTACCGCCTCCGGGTCGTACCCATCCACATCCCTCCGCTGCGTGAACGCCCCGAGGATATTCCCGTCCTCGCGGAGCATTTCCTCAAGCAGTTCTGGAAGCAGCATCGCGGCGCGAACGAGGAGGCGCCGCGGCTCACCGATCAGGCGATCGACGCCCTGCTGGATTGTCCCTGGCGAGGCAACGTCCGGGAGCTGCGTAACGTCATGGAGCACTCCGTCGTGCTTCTGCAGCCCGGCGTCGACATCGAGGCGGACCAGATTCCGTTCATCGACCGCGCGGAAGGAGCGGAGGTATCCGGGTCCGGGAACCTCTTGCGCGACGTTCCGCTGAACCAGGATTACCACACCGCCCGGGAGCAGGTGCTGGCGGAGTTCGAGAAGGGCTATCTGCAGCGGATCGTGCGGACCGCGCGCGGCAACATGTCCGATGCGGCCCGGATCGCGGGCGTCGACCGCACCACGCTCTACCGGTTGATGCAGAAGCACGGGCTCGACCGCCACGATCTGCTGACGCGGGGTGACTGA
- a CDS encoding sugar transferase has product MTTNVLTQAGPSTGSDRRPWTISGEAGGARVPFPRTARGPVRPTGPALSTPKRERIRRVLNVVAASTLLVLSLPLMVLIAFLVKVTSPGPVLYRQPRVGLDQRRSEDRRSAGRSGHDRRRRDSGGRIFTIYKFRTMRVESDAPQVWASADDPRITPLGKVLRKTRLDELPQLVNILRGDMNLVGPRPEQPEIFLRLRQEVPAYPSRQGILPGITGWAQVNHKYDQCIEDVEQKVRLDLEYIERRSAWQDLRIMLRTIPVMLFGKGSR; this is encoded by the coding sequence TTGACGACGAACGTCTTGACCCAGGCGGGTCCTTCCACGGGAAGTGATCGCCGGCCCTGGACCATCTCCGGTGAAGCGGGCGGAGCCCGGGTCCCGTTCCCCCGGACGGCACGTGGCCCGGTCCGACCGACCGGACCCGCGCTCAGCACTCCCAAGCGCGAGCGGATCCGGCGCGTCCTGAACGTGGTGGCTGCGTCGACCCTCCTGGTGCTGAGCCTCCCCCTCATGGTGTTGATCGCGTTTCTCGTGAAGGTCACCTCGCCCGGTCCGGTGCTGTATCGGCAGCCGCGCGTCGGCCTCGATCAGCGCCGGAGCGAGGATCGGCGTTCCGCAGGACGCTCGGGACACGATCGCCGTCGCCGCGACAGCGGCGGCCGCATCTTCACGATCTACAAGTTCCGGACGATGCGGGTGGAGTCCGATGCACCGCAGGTCTGGGCATCGGCGGATGATCCGCGCATCACGCCGCTCGGGAAGGTGCTGCGCAAGACCCGGCTCGACGAGCTCCCCCAGCTGGTCAATATCCTGCGGGGAGACATGAACCTGGTGGGGCCGCGCCCCGAGCAACCCGAGATCTTCCTGCGCTTGCGTCAGGAGGTGCCGGCCTATCCGAGTCGCCAGGGAATCCTCCCCGGAATCACCGGGTGGGCCCAGGTGAACCACAAGTACGATCAGTGCATCGAGGATGTCGAGCAGAAGGTCCGCCTCGACCTCGAGTACATCGAGCGGCGCTCTGCCTGGCAGGATCTCCGCATCATGCTGCGGACGATCCCCGTGATGCTGTTCGGCAAGGGCTCCCGCTAG
- a CDS encoding lipopolysaccharide biosynthesis protein gives MTPATKTESRPEPSLAVQSALLTGARVFGYVLAFFIPIVLVRIFSQTQFGLYKQTLLVAETVLPVLNLGLNASLFYFLPRNRRQGHHFILQALVLLWVLGLAGGLAIGLGAEPLARALCEPQLAACVPQLASLLPIAAAYVAFSQPGDVLLYLPIIDRRPVVAAVLTVTNEALKLAVAATAAVVYRTVSAVLLGTVILAVLRALVLLVYVRSRGRDEGGRTNRADLRRQLGYALPYAAAVVLEIALTKAHHYFVSTNVTSAQFAIYSTGVVQIPIAALLSTSVAEVLLVRASAVYPTGDLVELHRLWIRSVSRLCVFIVPIWLGAEFFAPDLIDVLFGTSYLTATPVLRIFLFASLLTIIIDHGILRAVGDTRFLFLANGLGLAVSLAWMAATPELYTLTGAVSAYVVGFGTTRVLGLARVAHRLGVPLHRSFPFRSLMTAAVLAGVATAPFWLLTRSFASPLARLAVGVPIVAVVYGLLVLATGLVSRDEALQLLARFRLKRAPDTT, from the coding sequence TTGACCCCCGCCACCAAGACCGAGTCGCGTCCGGAGCCCTCGCTGGCAGTCCAGTCGGCGCTGCTTACCGGCGCCCGGGTGTTCGGCTACGTTCTGGCCTTCTTCATTCCGATCGTACTGGTCCGCATCTTCTCGCAGACCCAGTTCGGACTCTACAAGCAGACGCTGCTCGTCGCCGAGACGGTCCTGCCGGTCCTGAACCTGGGCCTCAACGCCTCGCTCTTCTACTTCCTGCCCCGCAATCGTCGCCAAGGGCATCATTTCATTCTGCAGGCCCTGGTCCTGCTCTGGGTGCTGGGCCTCGCAGGCGGACTGGCGATCGGCCTGGGAGCCGAGCCCCTGGCCCGCGCTCTCTGCGAGCCTCAGTTGGCGGCGTGCGTGCCGCAGCTGGCGAGCCTCCTGCCCATCGCCGCCGCATACGTCGCGTTCTCCCAGCCGGGCGATGTTCTCCTCTACCTCCCCATCATCGACCGGCGGCCCGTGGTCGCGGCCGTGCTGACGGTCACGAACGAGGCGCTCAAACTGGCGGTCGCGGCGACGGCGGCGGTCGTGTATCGCACCGTCTCGGCGGTGCTCCTGGGCACGGTCATCCTGGCCGTCCTGCGCGCACTGGTGCTGCTCGTATACGTGCGGAGCCGCGGCCGGGACGAAGGCGGCCGGACCAACCGCGCCGACCTGCGGCGCCAGCTCGGGTACGCACTCCCCTACGCGGCAGCCGTGGTCCTCGAGATCGCCCTCACGAAGGCGCACCACTACTTCGTCTCCACCAACGTGACCTCGGCACAGTTCGCGATCTACTCCACCGGTGTGGTGCAGATTCCGATCGCGGCGCTGTTGAGCACATCGGTGGCGGAAGTGCTGCTGGTTCGCGCCAGCGCGGTCTATCCGACGGGCGACCTCGTCGAGTTGCACCGGCTCTGGATCCGCTCGGTGTCGCGGCTCTGCGTGTTCATCGTGCCGATCTGGCTCGGCGCCGAGTTCTTCGCACCCGATCTCATCGATGTGCTGTTCGGCACCTCGTATCTGACCGCCACGCCGGTGCTGCGAATCTTCCTCTTCGCGTCGCTGCTGACGATCATCATCGACCATGGCATCCTCCGAGCCGTGGGCGACACCCGTTTTCTGTTCCTGGCCAACGGGCTGGGGCTGGCGGTCTCGCTGGCCTGGATGGCCGCCACTCCAGAGCTCTACACCCTCACCGGCGCCGTCTCCGCGTATGTCGTCGGGTTCGGCACCACGCGCGTGCTCGGCCTGGCGCGGGTCGCGCATCGCCTGGGGGTGCCTCTGCATCGCTCCTTCCCCTTCCGGAGCTTGATGACGGCCGCGGTGCTGGCGGGAGTCGCAACCGCGCCGTTCTGGCTCCTGACGCGGAGTTTTGCGAGTCCATTGGCACGGCTTGCCGTCGGCGTCCCCATTGTGGCGGTCGTCTACGGCCTGCTGGTCCTGGCCACCGGCCTGGTGTCCCGAGACGAGGCCCTGCAGCTTCTGGCACGATTCCGGCTCAAGCGGGCGCCTGACACGACCTGA
- a CDS encoding carboxypeptidase-like regulatory domain-containing protein, with translation MRSDQAWRRIGGLLILLLAPAPTLAQSISGGSVQGRVIDALGNPVFEAEITLQSQGSGALYRTVSRRGGEVQLSAIPPGDYDVRAEALGFRPQLVRGVPVRPGGSSRFTVVLEPEAPPVTQVDTVGFSGGAAGWIRPGSGRWLSRLDVADLPDQGRTLADLARLSTAVSEDLSPEGLPTRFTRFYIDGIAVEPARLPGTASDPLAALALTRSAFSGVEIVTGEPDVEWVDWGGAIISGLTRAGGDRSEVEAFGDFSGGGLWSSSALAGTVPSSRSIRGGASVSLPIVADTTQLVLGVEGWSTETPRPATLANPWSGSPAELASAYVEPFEAVSAFGRLDWALRGGNRFHIRANLAALRTPEPLGIGIPASAGQVGVTEGRDASVGATVFAGVARNMTLEARIGVEASRRASLGSEGLGGEAFPRTTLASVGIPIGTDPSLPAEVERTALTAAPTLHVDWDEHQLKVGGRFVVPRYSYTAGPDRAGSFLFGGPSDLARGEGAWLSADPGGESTSFNMVRFVGFAQDHWAVAPGFDITFGVQTTTQQLPESRWNTGLVWDSLTALGSDSVSSLSGLGTRFGFLWDVAQDGVTVLRGSVGLSMAPVDPTDIYQLLVGDGRTVVEQAVAGLDDWPSAPSPADVYSARRVALLGPNLRMPRTARGSVGFSRSVGSGTSLHLGGVFRRTEFLQRMADANTALASGGTDQFGRPLYGPLAQTGSLLRSRASLNRRFPSVERAVAINSDGWSLYSAATIAVDRHTANSDFFGSYTYSKTEDNLIGARDGSFDAMVDPGLIEGSDPWAEGRSDFDVPHRLVAGVGLRLPFLEGGTLSALYRFRSGDPFTPGFRPGVDANADGADRNDPAFAGGPETGGALSEFGCTAATSGRPFERNACRGPAVQGLDVRLRVAAFRVGNQVAELTLDALNLIEAETGVRDAALYLVDETQTLSQIGAETVVPLTANAGFGDVLLRRDAGRYFRIGLRIGGAR, from the coding sequence ATGCGGTCAGATCAGGCTTGGCGGCGCATCGGCGGGCTCCTGATCCTCCTGTTGGCACCGGCCCCTACGCTGGCCCAGAGCATTTCGGGAGGGTCGGTACAGGGGCGCGTGATCGACGCGCTGGGGAATCCGGTCTTCGAGGCGGAGATCACCCTGCAGTCACAGGGGTCGGGCGCGCTCTACCGCACCGTCTCACGGCGGGGTGGGGAGGTCCAGCTCTCCGCCATCCCCCCGGGGGACTACGACGTGCGAGCGGAGGCGCTCGGATTCCGGCCCCAGCTGGTACGCGGCGTCCCGGTGCGCCCCGGCGGCTCCTCCCGATTCACGGTGGTGCTGGAGCCTGAGGCGCCGCCGGTCACGCAAGTGGACACGGTTGGGTTCTCTGGCGGCGCGGCGGGATGGATCCGACCCGGGTCGGGACGCTGGCTGTCCCGTCTCGATGTGGCCGACCTCCCCGACCAGGGGCGGACTCTCGCCGACCTGGCTCGGCTCTCCACCGCGGTCTCCGAGGACCTCTCCCCGGAGGGCCTGCCCACGCGATTCACACGCTTCTATATCGACGGGATCGCCGTTGAGCCGGCGCGCCTACCCGGTACCGCGAGCGATCCGCTGGCGGCTCTGGCCCTGACCCGCTCGGCGTTTTCTGGCGTGGAGATCGTGACCGGAGAACCCGATGTGGAATGGGTGGACTGGGGCGGGGCCATCATCTCCGGCCTCACGCGGGCCGGTGGAGATCGCTCCGAGGTGGAGGCGTTCGGCGACTTCAGCGGGGGTGGTCTTTGGAGCTCCAGCGCCCTCGCGGGCACCGTGCCCAGCAGCCGGTCCATCCGAGGTGGCGCGAGCGTGAGCCTGCCGATCGTCGCCGATACCACCCAACTCGTGCTGGGCGTCGAGGGGTGGAGCACCGAAACACCTCGTCCCGCGACGCTCGCCAACCCCTGGTCCGGCAGCCCTGCCGAACTGGCCAGCGCCTACGTCGAGCCGTTCGAGGCCGTGTCGGCCTTCGGCCGCCTCGATTGGGCGCTACGCGGGGGCAATCGCTTCCACATTCGCGCGAACCTGGCCGCGCTGCGAACGCCGGAACCGCTGGGCATCGGCATCCCGGCCAGTGCGGGGCAGGTCGGCGTCACCGAGGGGCGGGACGCGTCTGTCGGTGCGACCGTCTTCGCCGGGGTCGCCCGCAACATGACGCTGGAGGCCAGGATCGGGGTCGAGGCGAGTCGTCGAGCGAGCCTGGGATCGGAGGGGCTGGGTGGAGAGGCGTTTCCTCGGACCACGCTGGCCAGTGTGGGCATTCCCATCGGCACAGATCCGTCCCTGCCTGCGGAGGTGGAGCGGACCGCGTTGACAGCGGCTCCCACGCTCCATGTGGATTGGGACGAGCACCAACTGAAGGTCGGCGGGCGCTTCGTCGTGCCCCGCTACAGCTACACGGCCGGTCCGGACCGGGCGGGCAGTTTCCTGTTCGGCGGGCCCTCGGATCTCGCCCGTGGCGAGGGTGCATGGCTCTCCGCCGATCCGGGCGGAGAATCGACCTCGTTCAACATGGTGCGTTTCGTCGGGTTCGCGCAGGACCACTGGGCGGTGGCGCCGGGCTTCGACATCACCTTCGGTGTCCAGACCACGACCCAGCAGCTCCCGGAGAGTCGCTGGAACACCGGGTTGGTGTGGGATTCGTTGACGGCCCTGGGCTCGGATTCCGTGTCTTCGCTCTCTGGTCTGGGGACGCGCTTCGGCTTCCTCTGGGACGTTGCCCAGGATGGAGTGACCGTGCTGCGCGGATCGGTCGGCCTCTCGATGGCCCCCGTCGATCCCACGGACATCTATCAGTTGCTGGTCGGGGACGGTCGGACGGTGGTCGAGCAGGCAGTCGCAGGGTTGGACGATTGGCCGTCGGCCCCCTCTCCCGCGGACGTCTACAGCGCACGGCGCGTCGCCCTTCTTGGACCGAACCTGCGCATGCCGCGCACCGCACGTGGGTCCGTGGGGTTCAGCCGCAGCGTGGGCTCCGGCACGTCGTTGCACCTGGGAGGCGTCTTCCGGAGAACCGAGTTTCTCCAGCGCATGGCAGATGCCAACACCGCCTTGGCCTCGGGCGGCACGGATCAGTTCGGACGCCCCCTCTACGGACCCCTGGCGCAGACCGGGAGCCTCCTGCGTTCGCGTGCCTCGCTGAATCGCCGGTTCCCCTCGGTCGAGCGCGCGGTGGCCATCAACAGCGACGGCTGGTCGCTGTACTCGGCTGCGACGATCGCCGTGGACCGGCACACGGCCAATAGCGACTTCTTCGGCAGCTACACCTATTCGAAGACCGAAGACAACCTGATCGGGGCGCGTGACGGAAGCTTCGACGCCATGGTCGATCCGGGGTTGATCGAGGGTTCCGACCCCTGGGCCGAAGGGCGCAGTGACTTCGACGTTCCTCATCGCCTGGTGGCGGGTGTGGGCCTGCGCCTGCCGTTCCTCGAAGGCGGCACCCTGAGTGCGCTGTATCGATTCCGCTCGGGCGATCCGTTCACGCCCGGGTTCCGGCCCGGCGTGGACGCCAACGCGGACGGTGCCGACCGGAACGATCCTGCCTTCGCCGGGGGACCAGAGACCGGTGGCGCCCTGTCTGAATTCGGCTGTACGGCCGCGACATCCGGGCGACCATTCGAGCGCAACGCGTGTCGCGGCCCGGCCGTGCAGGGACTGGACGTCCGCCTGCGGGTGGCCGCGTTCCGCGTGGGCAATCAGGTGGCCGAGCTCACCCTCGACGCGCTCAATCTGATCGAAGCGGAAACCGGCGTGCGCGACGCGGCGCTCTACCTCGTGGACGAAACGCAGACGCTGAGCCAGATCGGCGCGGAGACGGTGGTCCCGCTGACCGCCAACGCCGGCTTTGGCGACGTGCTGTTGCGACGTGACGCAGGGCGCTACTTCCGGATCGGACTACGCATTGGAGGCGCACGATGA
- a CDS encoding class I SAM-dependent methyltransferase, with the protein MSTSEVPLEERFQFGENWARFLRVLNDDRIAGAERSFVDVLGLDDLSGLDFLDIGSGSGLSSLVARRLGARVHSFDFDPNSVACTQELRRRYFPDDPQWTVERGSALDPEYGKSLGQFDIVYSWGVLHHTGDMWKGIELALDRVKPDGLFFVALYNDRGWESRMWWHLKRLYVALPRPLQAPYAALAILPYEVRDALGKLVRGRPLDYVRSWKSVDRGMNRWRDIIDWVGGYPYEAVSVESVTRFAGERGFTPVVVRETRGLGCHEMVYRKNG; encoded by the coding sequence GTGTCGACATCCGAGGTGCCCCTCGAAGAACGCTTCCAGTTCGGGGAGAACTGGGCGCGCTTCCTGCGCGTGCTGAACGACGACCGGATCGCCGGGGCAGAGCGTTCGTTCGTCGACGTTCTCGGTCTGGACGACCTCAGCGGGCTCGACTTCCTCGATATCGGCTCCGGGAGCGGGTTGTCCAGCCTGGTGGCCCGCCGGCTCGGAGCGCGGGTGCACTCCTTCGATTTCGACCCGAACTCGGTGGCCTGCACGCAGGAGCTACGCAGACGCTACTTCCCGGACGACCCGCAGTGGACGGTGGAGCGTGGCTCTGCGCTGGATCCGGAGTACGGCAAGAGCCTGGGTCAGTTCGACATCGTCTACAGCTGGGGCGTGTTGCATCACACCGGCGACATGTGGAAGGGGATCGAGCTGGCCCTCGATCGGGTGAAGCCGGACGGTCTGTTCTTCGTGGCCCTCTACAACGATCGCGGGTGGGAGAGCCGCATGTGGTGGCACCTGAAGCGCCTCTACGTCGCCCTCCCCCGCCCCCTCCAAGCGCCCTACGCGGCACTCGCCATCCTGCCCTACGAGGTGCGGGACGCGCTGGGCAAGCTGGTCCGGGGTCGGCCCTTGGACTACGTCCGCTCCTGGAAGAGCGTGGACCGCGGCATGAACCGCTGGCGGGACATCATCGACTGGGTGGGCGGCTATCCCTACGAGGCCGTGAGCGTCGAGTCGGTCACGCGATTCGCGGGAGAGCGGGGCTTCACACCGGTGGTGGTGCGGGAGACCCGTGGCCTCGGCTGCCACGAAATGGTCTATCGCAAGAACGGGTAG